A single window of Sphingobacterium sp. ML3W DNA harbors:
- a CDS encoding sialate O-acetylesterase → MKINNYKKMILSLILGFAVASTVQAKVELPAFMGDNMVLQQKEKVKFWGSSTFPNGRVKVRTSWNNKSYETQVSAAGQWEVYLETPTYGGPFQITIDDGDRLTLNNILIGEVWFCSGQSNMEMPLAGWGQIKNYQQEINTANFPNIRILQIPKSTSTRPTSNTKVEAGGWNAVTPEHIPEFSATAYFFAREIFEKTGVPVGLIHSSWGGTIIEAWMSAEALSPFEQYSSAINKLQHSDVEAVYKQEMEEWNALVEQADKGKSDVHSGWLAKQIDVSSWHNIVIPSYYDKELFPGMDGVIYFRKEIKLPDHWIGKNIKLILGTVDDNDISYVNGQFVGQTNGYNQIRKYSISKNINNQSTLSVAVRVFDGAGDGGIYAGSENPRLEGPNGETLSLVGEWKCNVALDLKQLPPMPIQLDGPNRPTVLFNAMVQPFVEFKIKGAIWYQGESNTDYREAAYKELLPALIKDWRQQWQTENMPFYFVQLANYKEKLAQPQASTWASLREAQLATLQMPNTGMAVIADIGEAGDIHPKNKQEVGRRLALIALHKLYGKKIPYSGPLLKKWSLPS, encoded by the coding sequence ATGAAAATCAATAATTATAAAAAAATGATATTATCGTTGATACTCGGGTTTGCTGTAGCATCGACGGTGCAAGCCAAAGTAGAGTTACCAGCATTCATGGGTGATAATATGGTTTTGCAGCAGAAGGAAAAAGTTAAATTTTGGGGTAGTAGTACTTTCCCTAATGGCAGAGTAAAAGTTAGGACCAGTTGGAATAATAAAAGCTACGAAACTCAGGTCTCGGCAGCGGGGCAGTGGGAAGTGTATCTTGAAACCCCAACATACGGTGGACCATTTCAAATTACGATTGATGACGGTGATCGTTTGACGTTAAATAATATCCTTATTGGTGAAGTTTGGTTCTGTTCTGGACAATCTAATATGGAGATGCCGCTAGCTGGTTGGGGGCAAATAAAAAATTACCAACAAGAAATAAATACAGCCAATTTTCCCAATATTCGAATTCTACAGATACCGAAGTCCACATCCACTCGTCCTACTTCAAATACCAAAGTCGAAGCAGGAGGCTGGAATGCTGTCACTCCAGAGCATATTCCAGAATTCTCGGCTACGGCCTATTTCTTTGCACGTGAGATTTTTGAAAAAACAGGAGTACCCGTAGGGTTAATACATTCTTCTTGGGGCGGTACCATTATCGAAGCATGGATGAGTGCAGAAGCTTTATCCCCTTTTGAACAGTACAGCTCTGCTATCAATAAACTTCAGCATTCAGATGTTGAAGCAGTCTATAAACAAGAAATGGAAGAATGGAATGCTCTTGTAGAGCAGGCAGACAAAGGTAAGTCAGATGTGCATAGTGGGTGGTTAGCAAAACAAATCGATGTAAGTTCTTGGCACAATATTGTTATCCCTAGCTATTACGATAAAGAGTTGTTCCCTGGTATGGATGGCGTCATTTATTTTCGAAAAGAAATCAAGTTACCAGATCATTGGATTGGCAAAAACATCAAATTGATTTTGGGAACAGTCGATGACAATGACATAAGTTATGTCAATGGGCAGTTTGTAGGCCAGACCAATGGTTATAATCAGATTCGGAAATATTCAATTTCAAAAAATATCAATAATCAGTCAACACTCAGCGTTGCTGTTCGTGTATTTGATGGAGCTGGTGATGGAGGTATTTATGCAGGTTCAGAAAACCCTCGGTTGGAGGGACCGAACGGCGAGACTCTTTCTTTAGTTGGGGAATGGAAATGTAATGTAGCTCTCGATTTGAAACAATTACCTCCTATGCCTATACAACTGGATGGCCCCAATAGACCTACAGTGTTATTTAATGCGATGGTACAACCATTTGTAGAATTCAAGATTAAAGGGGCTATCTGGTATCAAGGTGAAAGCAATACAGATTATAGAGAAGCAGCTTACAAGGAGCTATTGCCAGCGCTGATCAAAGACTGGAGACAGCAGTGGCAAACTGAAAATATGCCCTTTTATTTTGTACAATTGGCCAATTACAAGGAAAAACTTGCCCAGCCGCAAGCTTCCACATGGGCAAGTTTGAGAGAAGCGCAACTGGCTACGCTACAGATGCCAAACACCGGAATGGCGGTTATTGCAGATATTGGAGAAGCAGGGGATATTCACCCAAAGAATAAGCAAGAAGTAGGTCGTAGACTGGCTTTGATTGCTTTGCATAAACTTTATGGAAAAAAGATTCCCTATAGCGGTCCATTATTAAAGAAATGGTCACTTCCGTCCTAA
- a CDS encoding phage tail protein — translation MSLTISVYRNNQEISSLPLIAGVFTKRLLAEHELVFTISTVSPLDLQVGDYVTYKGEVMTINKQPDVKRNHQFEYNIKFQGQRHTLSRFLIKDEGALVFDYSDTLETYMSMFIESINSVDSGWTVGDLEPVEPFTVSFDKVDHLTALNMIAEACKCEWQIKNKTISIKKTVGQARAYPLAYGQHNGLYSIKRVSVENSKIVTRAFAVGGTQNLPASYAFKQLTLQGYDENIEAIEVFGIREGVFEDKEIYPRLINATVKAVHKINDLSFTITTDLDFDLNGQRIDGQELYVVFRSGMLTDRQFKILSYNHTTKVIRYEATKDDNGNIYPSGVSIAEVGDKYVLIGLRMPQSYVDAALAELAVKRAEYLASNKVPRVIYEAPLDPLDLKRKNTIIEEGDIIPFIDSAIGLDDNLRVTSVSYPACFPEVLFQGMVFTAEIGQEVTYTRAQRVEKDIKENKEVITQVTKRSYENDRIAAMRMRELQELVFDPDGYFDPTNIRPESIETLMLSVGAKSQNFSLNGVRIEPNYQNDANKIAISSGDLIHRELKIEGLGYIWIMTEGLFEGLDPAKAYYLSAKCSKTALTGVWDVSETSRRVDEETGYLYLNLGVLYNVFEDKRDYSLTNGMTYINGAQITTGKISAERIDVEQLFSEEITATNFNLNTGRIGNFWVEDGKIIPFKGEFGYDLYDMLELRTNGFTFDSMNRFRDDFFGYTTGVKMSTLENGAMLDLSHYTAGDINHEQKNHPYTGIRINMQNAFRNALNIFRGSISVWGYPCFNGAVPLGDGRYMHYRQGLLIEVNTDATMPQVNS, via the coding sequence ATGACGATCAACAAACAGCCTGATGTTAAGCGGAATCATCAATTTGAATATAATATTAAGTTTCAGGGGCAACGTCATACGTTGTCCCGATTCTTGATTAAAGATGAAGGCGCTTTAGTTTTTGATTATTCAGATACTTTGGAAACTTATATGTCAATGTTTATCGAATCAATCAATAGTGTTGATTCGGGCTGGACAGTTGGTGATCTTGAACCTGTTGAGCCATTTACTGTGAGCTTTGATAAAGTAGATCATCTGACAGCTTTAAACATGATCGCAGAGGCTTGTAAGTGTGAATGGCAGATAAAGAATAAAACAATTTCCATAAAAAAAACAGTTGGTCAAGCTAGAGCATATCCACTTGCATACGGTCAACACAACGGGCTTTATTCTATAAAAAGAGTAAGTGTCGAAAACAGTAAGATTGTTACCCGTGCGTTTGCTGTTGGTGGTACACAGAACTTGCCAGCTTCATATGCATTCAAACAATTGACTTTGCAAGGGTATGATGAAAATATTGAAGCTATCGAGGTATTCGGTATTCGTGAGGGTGTTTTTGAGGATAAAGAAATTTATCCAAGATTGATAAATGCTACGGTTAAGGCTGTCCATAAGATAAACGATTTGAGCTTTACTATCACCACAGATTTAGATTTTGATTTAAATGGACAACGAATTGACGGTCAAGAATTGTATGTAGTATTCCGTTCGGGCATGCTGACAGATAGGCAATTTAAAATATTATCCTACAATCATACAACTAAGGTGATTCGTTACGAAGCGACAAAGGATGATAATGGTAACATTTACCCCTCAGGCGTTTCTATTGCTGAAGTAGGTGATAAATATGTTCTGATCGGCTTGCGAATGCCTCAAAGTTATGTAGATGCTGCTTTGGCTGAGTTGGCTGTTAAACGAGCTGAATATTTGGCCAGTAACAAAGTGCCTCGTGTGATATACGAAGCTCCGCTTGACCCGCTTGATCTAAAACGTAAAAACACTATTATTGAAGAGGGTGATATCATCCCATTTATCGATAGTGCTATAGGACTAGATGATAATCTGCGTGTAACCTCTGTAAGCTATCCTGCTTGTTTTCCTGAAGTTCTTTTTCAGGGAATGGTGTTTACCGCTGAGATAGGCCAAGAGGTTACTTATACGCGTGCTCAAAGGGTCGAAAAGGATATAAAAGAGAATAAAGAGGTAATTACTCAGGTAACTAAAAGAAGCTATGAAAATGATCGAATTGCAGCGATGCGGATGCGTGAGCTTCAAGAGCTTGTTTTTGATCCGGATGGTTACTTTGACCCAACGAATATAAGACCTGAAAGTATTGAAACTTTAATGCTAAGTGTTGGTGCCAAGTCACAAAACTTTTCATTAAATGGTGTTCGTATTGAGCCAAATTATCAGAATGACGCTAATAAAATAGCAATCAGTTCAGGGGATCTGATTCATCGAGAATTAAAAATTGAAGGCCTAGGGTACATATGGATTATGACTGAAGGTCTATTTGAAGGACTTGATCCAGCTAAGGCGTACTATCTATCTGCTAAGTGTTCTAAAACTGCTCTAACAGGAGTCTGGGACGTGTCGGAAACTTCTCGAAGAGTAGATGAAGAAACAGGATACTTATACCTTAACCTAGGTGTACTTTACAATGTTTTTGAGGATAAAAGAGATTATTCACTCACCAATGGTATGACTTACATAAACGGGGCTCAAATTACAACGGGAAAGATATCTGCTGAGCGCATAGATGTAGAACAGCTGTTTTCTGAAGAAATCACAGCAACAAATTTTAATTTAAATACTGGTAGAATCGGCAACTTTTGGGTTGAAGACGGTAAGATAATTCCCTTCAAAGGGGAGTTCGGGTATGATCTTTATGATATGCTAGAACTAAGGACTAATGGATTCACCTTTGATAGTATGAATAGGTTTCGTGATGATTTTTTTGGATATACTACGGGGGTCAAGATGAGTACTTTGGAAAATGGTGCAATGCTAGATTTATCACACTATACTGCTGGAGATATTAATCATGAACAAAAAAATCATCCTTATACTGGAATTCGTATAAATATGCAAAATGCTTTTAGAAATGCGTTAAATATTTTTAGAGGCTCTATATCGGTTTGGGGTTATCCATGTTTTAATGGTGCAGTCCCATTGGGTGATGGTCGATATATGCATTATCGACAAGGATTGCTAATAGAAGTTAATACAGATGCTACAATGCCACAAGTTAATTCTTAG
- a CDS encoding solute:sodium symporter family transporter has translation MIIASFCLFTVAVALWSMFKFKTHYSSTLTGFFLAGKSNSFWMVGSALLLTNLSANQFIGENESVYINNLSVIGWGVSSVVAMLLVSEFLLPIYFKHGFRTIPDFLSLRFDGQTKLVVSVLILVGYIVNLLPPVLYGGAISLATMFDVPTYFQISYWQSIWILVWTLGVIGSLYSILGGLKMISLSDMSLGIGLFFLALTIPLYAFWYLGGGDFWSGIQHVFLQKTEHLNAVGGKHDAVPFATLFTGMLLINFYYWGMEPYIAQQALSAKNLKEAQKGMTLAAGFKLLMPLLINLPGLLAIHLLPDIQPTASVFPNLIVHIFPDILIGFSLALVFGAAMTTYTAGLQSCGSLFVFNIYKPYLEHRDIVISERQLVKKGKYFELIISISAMFIAPFILFAHDGFYTYLQTVSGLFNMPIFTIMIMGILSKKVTPAMAQTGLFLYMFSYFALVFIWEIDLHYLHLFALLFIIIASTIWIGSSITQPHYKSTFQFEFTGQDRTAYWKGRHLVSVILLIAMVSIYLIFSPLGLAQ, from the coding sequence ATGATAATTGCCAGTTTTTGCCTATTTACAGTTGCAGTAGCTTTGTGGTCAATGTTTAAATTTAAGACTCATTATTCTAGTACCCTTACTGGGTTCTTTTTGGCAGGTAAGAGTAATAGTTTCTGGATGGTGGGGTCTGCACTTTTGTTGACCAATTTGAGCGCGAATCAATTTATTGGAGAAAACGAATCCGTCTATATCAATAATTTATCAGTCATTGGATGGGGAGTAAGTTCAGTTGTAGCCATGTTGTTGGTTTCAGAATTTTTACTACCTATTTACTTTAAACACGGATTTCGTACCATTCCAGATTTCTTATCGTTAAGATTTGATGGGCAAACCAAGCTTGTCGTATCGGTGCTTATTCTTGTCGGTTATATTGTGAATTTACTACCTCCTGTTTTGTATGGTGGAGCGATCAGTCTCGCCACGATGTTTGATGTTCCTACTTATTTCCAGATTAGCTATTGGCAGAGCATATGGATTCTTGTATGGACATTAGGTGTTATCGGAAGTTTATATAGCATATTAGGGGGTTTGAAAATGATCTCTTTGTCAGATATGAGTCTTGGTATTGGACTATTTTTCCTTGCTTTGACTATTCCACTTTATGCGTTTTGGTATTTAGGTGGAGGAGATTTCTGGTCTGGCATTCAACACGTATTTCTTCAAAAAACAGAACATTTAAATGCGGTAGGAGGTAAGCACGATGCAGTTCCATTCGCCACACTTTTTACGGGAATGCTATTGATAAACTTTTATTATTGGGGTATGGAACCCTATATTGCACAACAAGCATTGAGTGCAAAAAACCTGAAAGAAGCCCAAAAAGGAATGACGTTGGCTGCAGGATTTAAGTTACTTATGCCATTGCTTATCAATCTTCCAGGCCTATTAGCAATACATCTTTTACCAGATATTCAACCTACAGCATCAGTTTTCCCTAATTTAATTGTGCATATTTTTCCTGATATTCTTATCGGTTTTTCATTAGCGTTGGTTTTTGGAGCCGCTATGACAACTTATACTGCCGGTTTACAAAGTTGTGGCAGTTTATTTGTTTTTAATATATACAAACCGTATTTGGAACATAGGGATATTGTCATCAGTGAGCGTCAATTGGTGAAAAAAGGAAAATATTTTGAATTGATTATTTCGATATCCGCAATGTTTATTGCACCATTTATACTTTTTGCGCACGATGGTTTCTATACTTATCTGCAAACTGTTTCGGGGCTTTTTAATATGCCAATTTTCACGATAATGATCATGGGGATTCTATCTAAAAAAGTAACTCCTGCAATGGCTCAAACAGGATTGTTTCTGTATATGTTTAGCTATTTTGCTCTTGTGTTTATTTGGGAAATCGACCTCCATTACTTGCACTTATTTGCTCTTTTATTCATCATTATTGCTTCCACTATTTGGATCGGAAGTAGCATAACACAGCCTCATTATAAATCAACATTTCAATTTGAATTTACCGGACAAGACCGTACAGCATATTGGAAAGGAAGACATCTCGTTTCCGTTATCCTTTTGATAGCGATGGTGTCTATATATCTTATTTTTTCACCCCTGGGCTTGGCCCAGTAA
- a CDS encoding LacI family DNA-binding transcriptional regulator translates to MNGHIEKQFKSGDLQKGKLYFTIHNPELYVMLKEVLQKKWKLGRDLGILSHNDDVIKEIISGGITTFSTNFSAIGQEAARFVLNRSLVRKIVPTTLVDRKSL, encoded by the coding sequence TTGAATGGGCACATTGAAAAACAATTTAAGTCTGGCGATCTACAGAAAGGAAAACTTTATTTTACGATACACAATCCTGAGTTATACGTTATGCTCAAAGAAGTTTTACAAAAAAAATGGAAATTGGGAAGAGATCTAGGTATTCTTTCACACAATGACGATGTTATTAAGGAAATTATCAGTGGAGGAATCACGACTTTTTCAACTAATTTTTCAGCCATCGGCCAAGAAGCAGCAAGATTTGTGTTGAATAGATCACTTGTGAGAAAAATCGTTCCAACAACATTAGTAGATAGAAAGTCTCTTTAA
- a CDS encoding glycosyl hydrolase family 95 catalytic domain-containing protein: MLKRQKVSLLIIILLSVFHVRTYGQNFYLWADQPAKDWMTEAYPIGNGRIGAMVFGGVNQEHVQFNENSLWTGDEQETGEYQAFGDLFIQFEDDDAAPFSNYIRKLDLDQALHSVSYSQNNQQFNRRYFASNPDQIIVMEYTNKNRKALNAKIKLKDAHCKLTTSDAGHLVFNGRLGNGMQYAARLQVKNEGGEVLEMKQENGEIFLEVRSANKIVLLLSAATDYANTRSSQWKTTENPLTANERYLQQAGKYHFEQLLDRHVKDYTSLYGRVQIQLGKEHLPGNLTTKALLVAYKKKQFPAMESLIYQYGRYLLISSSRKGGLPANLQGLWNNSNTPPWRSDYHSNINVQMNYWPAEVANLSESAWPYLDYINSMREVKKEHTQKEFPGVRGWTVRTENNIFGGESFTWNTPGSAWYAQAIWEHYAFTQDKDYLKKFAYPILKEICEFWDDRLVHRSDGTVIAPMGWSPEHGPTEDAVSYDHQIIYDLFTNYVAASNILKIDLDYGKHIKNLRDALLKPKIGKWGQLQEWETDRDDPQDKHRHVSHLFALYPGSQISVLETPDLARASKVTLSARGDESTGWSMAWKVAFWARLKDGNHAHLILNNFINLVGGDDIDYDNGGGVYANLLCAHPPFQIDGNLGYVAAVSEMLVQSHTHAIELLPALPDAWTDGQVKGLKARGNVLIENMIWENNQIESVVISSSQTKTCQILTSTALKATKLLKEVEGKYVYQVQLKANKPLKLFRKP, from the coding sequence ATGTTAAAAAGACAGAAAGTTAGCCTGTTAATTATTATTCTCCTATCTGTATTCCATGTTCGGACTTATGGACAAAACTTCTATCTCTGGGCAGATCAACCCGCGAAAGATTGGATGACCGAGGCATATCCAATTGGTAACGGTCGCATAGGAGCGATGGTTTTTGGCGGAGTAAATCAGGAGCATGTTCAATTTAATGAGAACAGCTTATGGACTGGAGATGAGCAGGAAACCGGAGAGTACCAGGCTTTTGGAGATTTATTCATCCAATTTGAAGATGATGATGCTGCACCTTTTTCAAACTATATCCGAAAACTCGACTTAGATCAAGCTTTGCATAGCGTGTCTTATAGTCAAAATAACCAACAGTTTAATCGGCGCTATTTTGCTAGTAACCCGGACCAGATTATTGTCATGGAGTATACCAATAAAAATAGAAAAGCATTAAATGCAAAAATCAAACTTAAAGATGCGCATTGTAAGTTGACTACATCCGACGCAGGACATCTTGTTTTCAATGGTAGATTGGGAAATGGGATGCAGTATGCTGCTCGTTTACAGGTGAAGAATGAAGGTGGTGAAGTATTAGAAATGAAGCAAGAAAATGGAGAGATCTTTCTAGAAGTGCGATCAGCAAATAAAATAGTACTCCTTTTAAGTGCTGCGACAGATTATGCCAATACTAGATCTTCACAATGGAAAACAACTGAAAATCCATTAACAGCAAATGAAAGGTATTTACAGCAAGCAGGTAAATATCATTTTGAACAACTACTTGATCGGCACGTAAAAGATTATACATCACTTTATGGACGAGTGCAGATACAGCTTGGTAAAGAGCATCTTCCAGGTAATTTAACAACCAAGGCACTCTTAGTAGCGTATAAGAAAAAACAATTTCCAGCAATGGAGTCGCTTATCTACCAATATGGTCGTTATCTGCTGATTAGTTCATCACGAAAAGGAGGGTTACCGGCCAATTTGCAAGGTTTATGGAATAACAGCAATACACCTCCTTGGCGATCAGATTACCATTCTAATATCAATGTTCAGATGAATTATTGGCCAGCCGAAGTCGCTAATTTGAGCGAGTCTGCTTGGCCATATCTCGATTATATCAATAGTATGCGAGAAGTGAAGAAAGAGCACACTCAAAAAGAATTTCCCGGAGTTCGAGGTTGGACAGTTCGTACTGAGAATAATATTTTCGGAGGCGAAAGCTTTACATGGAATACGCCAGGAAGCGCTTGGTACGCCCAGGCTATTTGGGAGCACTATGCCTTTACTCAAGATAAGGACTATTTAAAAAAGTTTGCCTACCCGATATTAAAAGAAATATGTGAATTTTGGGACGATAGGCTAGTTCACAGATCCGACGGAACTGTCATTGCGCCAATGGGATGGTCGCCAGAGCATGGACCTACGGAAGATGCCGTAAGTTACGACCATCAAATTATTTACGATTTATTTACCAACTATGTTGCGGCAAGCAATATTTTAAAGATCGATCTTGACTATGGAAAGCATATTAAAAATCTACGAGACGCATTATTGAAACCAAAGATTGGGAAATGGGGTCAGTTGCAGGAATGGGAGACAGATCGTGATGATCCGCAAGACAAGCACCGTCACGTATCTCATTTATTTGCTCTTTATCCTGGAAGTCAAATTTCAGTATTGGAAACTCCCGACTTAGCTAGAGCTTCAAAAGTAACTTTAAGCGCACGTGGAGATGAATCCACTGGCTGGTCAATGGCATGGAAAGTTGCTTTCTGGGCTAGATTAAAAGATGGTAATCATGCTCATTTGATATTGAACAATTTTATTAATCTTGTTGGTGGTGACGACATTGATTACGATAATGGAGGAGGTGTCTACGCCAATCTACTATGCGCACATCCCCCATTTCAGATAGATGGTAACTTAGGTTATGTAGCAGCGGTGAGTGAAATGCTGGTACAGTCACATACCCATGCAATAGAACTATTGCCAGCGTTGCCAGATGCATGGACAGATGGGCAAGTAAAGGGATTGAAGGCCAGAGGAAATGTGCTCATTGAGAACATGATTTGGGAAAATAATCAAATCGAATCCGTTGTGATATCTTCATCGCAGACAAAGACCTGCCAGATATTGACATCAACAGCACTTAAAGCTACAAAGCTATTAAAAGAAGTTGAAGGGAAATATGTGTATCAAGTTCAATTGAAAGCGAACAAACCACTTAAGCTTTTTAGAAAGCCTTAA